The Halobaculum magnesiiphilum genome contains the following window.
GCGCGTCCGGGTCGAGGGCTTCTCGAACAGCATCGCCAGCGTCGTCCGCGGGAGCTGCGTGAGGTCCTTCCCGGCCTTCAGGTCGGAAGCGCGCGCGAGGACCTGCGCCAGTTGGTCGGTCGTCAGGTCGTCGATGTCGAGGAAGTCGCTCGGGAACTCGTCGGTCTCGTCCGGCATCGTCGATGTCGTGTGGGTGCTCATCGTGATCGTGGGTCGTGGGATGTGTCGCGTGTGGTGTGGTGAGTCGGTGGTCGTGTGTAGTGCGCAGAACGGGGCGGGCGACGGTCGGAGCCGCCGGGGCCGCCGTAGATCAGCCGTCGGTTCGGCCTCGCAATCGTCGCGAGGCGTCGGTCAACACGTCGACCGAGCGGTCGAACTCCCGCAGGGGGAGCCGTTCGTCGGGCGCGTGATCCAGCGCGGAGTCGCCGGGGCCGTACGTCGCCATCGGCACGTCCCAGGCGCCGGCGAACAGGTTCACGTCGGCGGTGCCGGTCTTGCGGAGCAGACGCGGGTCGCCCCCCGCCTTCCGGATCCCGCCCCGCAGCGCCGTCGCCACGGGGTCGCGCGGGCTCCCCATCACCGGCGGGATCGGCTCGTTCCAGTGGACCGTCCCGACGTCGAGTTCGGCGTCGGCGCGCTCGCGAACGTCCTCGGGGTCGAGCGACGGCGGCACGCGGAACTGCACGTCCATCGTCGCCTCCATCGAGAGGCCGTCCTCCGAGAGGCCGCCGTCGACGGCGACGGGTTTGGTCGTCACCTGCTCGAAGACGGCGCCGTAGTCGTAGTAGTCGAACGCGCCCTCGACGCGCTGCCACCAGTGGATCGCGTGCTCGACGGCGTTGGGGTCCGGCCGGGAGGTGTGTCCCGACTCGCTGGTCGCGACGTAGGTGCCGGAGATCAGCCCGCGGTAGCCGAGCGTCACGGCGTCCCAGCCGGACGGCTCGCCGTTGATCACGGCCTCCGGCGCGTCGCGGGTCTCGACGAGGTGGCGCGCGCCCCGGGAGTCGGTCTCCTCGCCGGTGACGCCGACGAACGAGACGCCGGTCTCGACGGCCGCGACGGCCATCGCCGCCAGCGGCCCCGTGGCGTCGACGCTGCCGCGGCCCCACAGCACGGGGCCCTCGACGCCCAGTTCCTCGTCGCCGTCGGCGACGTCGACCGGCACCTCGCCGGGCACCGTGTCGACGTGGGAGGTGAGCAGCAGGGAGTCGTCGGCCGGCGCGCGGACGTTGCCCACCTCGTCGACGAACGCCTCGCGGCCGTGCGCCTCGAGGAACTCGACGAGCACCGCCGCCGCGTCGGCCTCCTCGCCGGAGACGGACGGCGTCGACACGAGGTCGTACAGCAACTGGCGACCCTCCGTGTCGAGCGCGTCGTCCGGGTCGACGGGGTTGGGAACGGCCAGCATCTACAGCACCTCCGTCAGCGCGTCGACGACCTCGCGGGCGTGGCCCTCGTTGATCACGAGCGGCGGCAGCAGGCGCACGACCGAGCGACCGGCCGGTAGCGCGAGGATCTGGTGTTCCATGGCGAGGTCGCGGAGGTAGCGGTTCGCCCCCCGCTTCACCTCGACGCCGATCATCAGCCCCTCGCCGCGCACGTCGCGGACGGGGAGGTCGTGTTCCTCGACGGCCTCCGCCAGTTGGGTCGTGAGGTACTCGCCCACTTTCGCCGCGTTGCCGGGCACGTCGTTGGCGACGAGCTCCTCCAGCGTCGCGTTGGCCGCGGCGGCGACGACCGGGTTGCCCGAGAACGTCGACCCGTGGCTGGCGGCGCCGTCGGCGATCCAGTCGGCACACAGCGTCGCGCCCAGCGGGAGGCCGGAGGCGACGCCCTTCGCCGTCGTCAGGATATCGGGCTGGACGCCCGCGCCCTCGCAGGCCCACAGGTCGCCGGTGCGGCCCATCCCGGTCTGGATCTCGTCGAACACGAGCGCCGCGCCCGCGTCCGCCGTCAGATCGCGAGCCGACTGCAGGTACCCGTCGCCGGCGGGGTTGATCCCGCCCTCGCCCTGCACGGGTTCGAGGAAGACGGCTGCGGTCTCGTCGCCGACCGCCTCCGCGAGCGCCTCCTCGTCGCCGTAATCGACGAACTCGACGCCGCCGGCGACGGGCTCGAAGGGGGCGCGGTACTTCTTCTTCCACGTCATCGCCAGCGCGCCCAGCGTGCGGCCGTGGAAGCCGCGCTTCGTGGCGACGACCTTCTCGCGACCCGTCGCCGAGCGCGCGAACTTCATCGCCGCCTCGTTGGCCTCCGTGCCGGAGTTACAGAGCCACACCTTCGAGAGGTCGCCGGGGGCGACCGCGCCGAGGCGTTCGTACAGTTCCGTGCGAGCGCTGTTCGGGTACGACGCCTGCACGTACAGCAACTCGGCCGCCTGTTCTTGCACCGCGTCGACCACGGCCGGCGGGCAGTGCCCGAGCGGGGTGCAGGCGTAGCTCGCGCCGAAATCGAGGTACTCGGTGCCGTCGCTGGCGGTGAGGTGGACGCCCTCTCCGGACTCCAGTTGGATCGGCTTCTCGGAGAAGACGAACCCCTCGCCCGCGTCGCTGGGGTCCTCGAAGGCGCTCATCCGTCCACCTCCGCGTCGGCGGCGTCGCCTCCGGCGTGGGCTTCGCCGCCGTCGATCAGGGCCGAGCGCTCGATACGCGTCCCGGCGCCGTCGAGCGCGGCGACGATGGGGTCGCGGACGTTCGCGTCGGCGACGGTCACCGCCGTCGCGCCGGATTCGAGCGCCTCGGTCGCCGCCATCACCTTCCGGGTCATGAACCCCTCGGCGGCGTCGGTGAGCGCGTCGTACTCGTCGCCCGTGGCGACCGACTCGATGAGCGTGTCGGGGTCGTCCGGGTCGGCGTACACGCCGGCCACGTCCGTGAGGACCACCAGCTCCGCGCCGAGCGCGCCCGCGACGGCCGCGGCCGCGCGGTCGGCGTCGGTGTTCACCGGGGTGCCCTCGCTCTCGGACTCCATGCCGAACATCGGCGGCGACACGACGGGCGTGTAGCCGTCAGCGAGCAGGGTCGACAGGAGACCCTCGTTGACCTGCTTGGGCGTGCCGGAGTGGTCGCCGCGCTTGATCTTCTTCTTGCCGTCCTCGACGACGCGGACGGCCGATTTCCGGGGGCCGGTCAGGAGGCCGCCGTCGACGCCCGAGAGGCCGACGGCGTCGACGCCGGCGTTCTTCATCGCGGTGACGAGGTCGGTGTTCACCTGCCCCGCCATCGCCATCGTGAACGCCTCCATCGTCTCGGCGTCGGTGAAGCGGCCGGTGACACCCGAGGGCGTCTCGACGTACTCCGACTCGATGCCGAGGCGGTCCAGCAGGTCGTCGACGGCGGTCGAGCCGCCGTGGACGACGACCACGTCGCGGCCGTTCGCGACGAGGTGAGCCACGTCGCCGACGGCGCCCGCGGGGTCGACGGCGCGCGCGCCGCCGAGCTTCACGACGACGGGCGGGCCGTCGCCGCCGTCGGGCAGGACCTCGCCGTCCGCGACCGCGGCGGCGCCGGGCCAGCTCACGGCGATCCCACGGGGTGGAGCCCCTGGAAGTCGAGGCCGGCCGTCTCCTCCAGCCCGAGCGCGACGTTGGCGGCGTGGACCGCCTGCCCCGCCGCGCCCTTCATCACGTTGTCGATGGCCGAGAAGGCGACCACGCGGCCGTTCTCGGGGTCGAGCTCGAAGCCGACCTCGGCGTAGTTCGTCCCGGCCACGGCCTTCGGCTCGGGGTAGCGGTACACGCCGCCGCCGCCGGCGACGAGGCGGACGAACGGCTCGTCGTCGTACGCCTCGCGGTAGGCGCCCCACAGGTCGCCCGTGGTGACGCGCTCGCTCGGGAAGGCGTGGCACGTCGCCGCCGCCCCGCGGGTCATGTCGACCGCGTGGACGGTGAACGACAGCGAGAGGCCGAGTTCCTGCTGGATCTCCGCCTCGTGGCGGTGGCCCGTCGGCGCGTACGGGCGCACGACGCCCGAGCGCTCCGGGTGGCTGGAGGCGGCGCCGCCGCCGGCGCCGCCCTCCGAGGAGCCGACCTTCAGGTCCGCGACGACGCGGTCGTCGGGCGTGATTACACCGGAATCGACCAGCGGCTTCAGCGCCAGCATCGTCGCCGTCGCGTTGCAGCCGCCGGAGGCGATGAGGTCCGCGCCCTCCAGCTTCTCGCGGCCCAACTCGGGGAGCGCGTACGTGGCGTCCGCGAGGTGTTCGGGCGCGACGTGGCCGTCGTACCACTCGTCGTAGTCGGCCGCCTCGTTCAGCCGGAAGTCCGCCGAGAGGTCAACCACGGTGCCCGCGGCGTCGCGGAAGGCGTCGATGTGCTCCATCGAGACGCCGTGCGGGGTGGAGGCGAACAGCACGTCCACCGACTCCAGATCCTCCGGCGAGGAGAAGCGCAGGTCGACCCCGCGCAGGTTCGGGTGGGCGTAGCCGAGCGTCTTGTTCTCGTACTCGCGGCTCGTCGCCTGCGCGAGTTCGAAGTCGGGATGGCCCGTCAGCAGGCGACACAGTTCCCCGCCCGCGAAGCCGGAGGCGCCGACGACGGAGGCGGTGAGTTGCTCGGTACCGCCGTCGGCGACGGCGACTCGCGGGTCGCTCCGCTCCCCGCTCGTTGTCGAGGACTCGCTGCGCTCGTCCTCGCTCATGCCGTCGCCACCGCCTCCTCGGCCACTTCCGCCTTCAGTTCGAGCCAGTCGACGACCGCCGCGGGCACGTCGACCGCGCTCGCCTCGTTCAGCGCCTTGAACTCGACGGTGTGGTTCACCTCGTGAACCGTGTACTCGCCGTCCTTCGTCTCCATCAGGTCGACGCCGAGCAGGCCGCCGCCGACCGCGTCGCTCGCGGTCGCAACGAGTTCTTTCGCCTCGTCGTCGAGGTCGAAGGTGGCCGTCTCGCCGCCCTTCGCGGCGTTGGTGAGCCAGTGGTCGGAGGAGCGCGTCATGGCGGCGACGGGTTCTCCGTCGCAGGCCAGCACGCGGATGTCGCGGCCGGGCTTGTCGACGTACTCCTGCACGTAGAACACCTTGTGCTCGTAGTGCCCGAGGGTCGCCTTGTGCTCCAGGATCGCCTCGGCGGCGGTCTCGGAGTCGATCTTCGCCATCAGCCTGCCCCACGAGCCGACGACCGGCTTGACCACGCAGGGGTAGCCGAAGTCCTCGATGGCCTCCATCGCGGCCTCCTTCGTGAACGCGACCTCCGTCGCCGGCGTCGGCACGCCCGCCGCCTCCAGCGCGAGGCTGTTCTTCACCTTGTCCGCACAGACCGCGGCGGTCTCGGGACTGTTGATCACCGGCACGCCGTACGCCGACAGGAACCGCGTCGCGTACAGCGACCGGGAGGTGGCGAGACAGCGGTCGATCACCAGATCGCAGTCGGTCACGTCGGCGCTCGTCGAAGCGAGGCCGAACCGCTGCTTGCGCACGTCGATCTTCGCGACCTCGTGGCCGCGCTCGCGAAGCTCCGACAGGAGGAGCTTCTCGTCCTTTCGGATCCGGGAGTAGAGCAGGCCGATCTTCATCTTACTCCCCCCAGTCCTCTTCGAGCTCCGGGGCTCGATCGAGGACCGGCGGGGAGACGTCGACGACCTCCAGTTCGGCGCCGCACGTTTCACAGTCGACGATCTCTCCGATCTCCAGGTCGTCGTGCAGGGCCACCGTGCCCCCGCACTCGACGCATTCGGCTTCGGTCATGGTGTACTCACCAGTACCTCGCTATCGGACTTTAATCCGT
Protein-coding sequences here:
- a CDS encoding [LysW]-lysine hydrolase; the encoded protein is MLAVPNPVDPDDALDTEGRQLLYDLVSTPSVSGEEADAAAVLVEFLEAHGREAFVDEVGNVRAPADDSLLLTSHVDTVPGEVPVDVADGDEELGVEGPVLWGRGSVDATGPLAAMAVAAVETGVSFVGVTGEETDSRGARHLVETRDAPEAVINGEPSGWDAVTLGYRGLISGTYVATSESGHTSRPDPNAVEHAIHWWQRVEGAFDYYDYGAVFEQVTTKPVAVDGGLSEDGLSMEATMDVQFRVPPSLDPEDVRERADAELDVGTVHWNEPIPPVMGSPRDPVATALRGGIRKAGGDPRLLRKTGTADVNLFAGAWDVPMATYGPGDSALDHAPDERLPLREFDRSVDVLTDASRRLRGRTDG
- a CDS encoding aspartate aminotransferase family protein — its product is MSAFEDPSDAGEGFVFSEKPIQLESGEGVHLTASDGTEYLDFGASYACTPLGHCPPAVVDAVQEQAAELLYVQASYPNSARTELYERLGAVAPGDLSKVWLCNSGTEANEAAMKFARSATGREKVVATKRGFHGRTLGALAMTWKKKYRAPFEPVAGGVEFVDYGDEEALAEAVGDETAAVFLEPVQGEGGINPAGDGYLQSARDLTADAGAALVFDEIQTGMGRTGDLWACEGAGVQPDILTTAKGVASGLPLGATLCADWIADGAASHGSTFSGNPVVAAAANATLEELVANDVPGNAAKVGEYLTTQLAEAVEEHDLPVRDVRGEGLMIGVEVKRGANRYLRDLAMEHQILALPAGRSVVRLLPPLVINEGHAREVVDALTEVL
- a CDS encoding acetylglutamate/acetylaminoadipate kinase; translated protein: MSWPGAAAVADGEVLPDGGDGPPVVVKLGGARAVDPAGAVGDVAHLVANGRDVVVVHGGSTAVDDLLDRLGIESEYVETPSGVTGRFTDAETMEAFTMAMAGQVNTDLVTAMKNAGVDAVGLSGVDGGLLTGPRKSAVRVVEDGKKKIKRGDHSGTPKQVNEGLLSTLLADGYTPVVSPPMFGMESESEGTPVNTDADRAAAAVAGALGAELVVLTDVAGVYADPDDPDTLIESVATGDEYDALTDAAEGFMTRKVMAATEALESGATAVTVADANVRDPIVAALDGAGTRIERSALIDGGEAHAGGDAADAEVDG
- the argC gene encoding N-acetyl-gamma-glutamyl-phosphate reductase gives rise to the protein MSEDERSESSTTSGERSDPRVAVADGGTEQLTASVVGASGFAGGELCRLLTGHPDFELAQATSREYENKTLGYAHPNLRGVDLRFSSPEDLESVDVLFASTPHGVSMEHIDAFRDAAGTVVDLSADFRLNEAADYDEWYDGHVAPEHLADATYALPELGREKLEGADLIASGGCNATATMLALKPLVDSGVITPDDRVVADLKVGSSEGGAGGGAASSHPERSGVVRPYAPTGHRHEAEIQQELGLSLSFTVHAVDMTRGAAATCHAFPSERVTTGDLWGAYREAYDDEPFVRLVAGGGGVYRYPEPKAVAGTNYAEVGFELDPENGRVVAFSAIDNVMKGAAGQAVHAANVALGLEETAGLDFQGLHPVGSP
- the lysX gene encoding lysine biosynthesis protein LysX; translation: MKIGLLYSRIRKDEKLLLSELRERGHEVAKIDVRKQRFGLASTSADVTDCDLVIDRCLATSRSLYATRFLSAYGVPVINSPETAAVCADKVKNSLALEAAGVPTPATEVAFTKEAAMEAIEDFGYPCVVKPVVGSWGRLMAKIDSETAAEAILEHKATLGHYEHKVFYVQEYVDKPGRDIRVLACDGEPVAAMTRSSDHWLTNAAKGGETATFDLDDEAKELVATASDAVGGGLLGVDLMETKDGEYTVHEVNHTVEFKALNEASAVDVPAAVVDWLELKAEVAEEAVATA
- the lysW gene encoding lysine biosynthesis protein LysW, with translation MTEAECVECGGTVALHDDLEIGEIVDCETCGAELEVVDVSPPVLDRAPELEEDWGE